One Leptolyngbya ohadii IS1 genomic window carries:
- a CDS encoding HAD-IC family P-type ATPase, with the protein MNLATTTASLSGLTEQEAAARRAAGQGNNLPLQTSRTYGAIFRENLFTFINIVLFFISLVLIALGRIDDVGVIAFVIGTNVIVNIYQEIRAKKKLDKIALVSRPTVTIVREGKERVVDPNEIVVGDLLIVRPGDQVVVDGSVVGNGEVNMDESLLTGESDLIPKQAGKLLYSGSFCVSGKAYYEAEKVGKDSYANQLTAGAKSFRRVLTPLQQEINLIVRMLLVAAIFLWLLAGISLLMGLTPFPRSVENAAVIAGLVPSGLFLMITLAYAMGSVRMADRNALIQQSNAVESLSHINVMCLDKTGTLTANRIQLQTLLPIEIDENKLRSILSDYAASASFSNKTNDAIVQAYPGQKYPLKEEIPFASAYKWSAEAFDDPALPGAYVLGAPDVLISAVPLTEDLRQAIQSGTDQGLRVLLFAHAPTWTPMRTEDANNPNLPNGLKAIGLLFFGDELRPRVQETLSRFRDGGIEVKVISGDNPNTVAALAAQAGLGGADIRLISGQDLAEMDDLEFAQAAAETTVFGRITPDQKARLVQVFQSQGKYVAMMGDGVNDVPSLKQANVGIAMESGSQITRGVADMVLLKDSFEALPDAFLEGQRIRNSIRDVTKISLVRIFSFVILMLALVMPGIIFPLTIKHNAILTLLTEGIPTLGVTLWAKPGRETEKGLLRSILPFVLPAMAFLALFSLLVYMAYTVKQITPLLGLLDGNMPLRDIGQVVTREKVVEAMFLARNALVAFLVFCGLLLILFVKPPTRFWTGGSLLSGDWRYALMALAMLGVYIVLLVVPGLRSLFDLNLLEPIDYLILALVAFFWALLVRTSWRNRWLERFLQGGS; encoded by the coding sequence ATGAACCTTGCCACAACCACTGCTTCTCTCTCTGGCTTAACCGAACAGGAAGCTGCCGCACGTCGGGCTGCGGGTCAGGGAAACAATTTGCCGCTGCAAACGAGCCGTACCTATGGCGCGATCTTCCGAGAGAATTTGTTCACATTTATTAACATTGTTCTGTTCTTTATCAGTCTTGTTCTGATTGCGCTGGGACGGATCGATGATGTGGGCGTGATTGCCTTCGTGATTGGTACGAATGTCATTGTCAATATTTATCAAGAGATTCGCGCTAAGAAAAAGCTGGATAAAATTGCGCTGGTGTCCCGTCCGACGGTGACGATCGTGCGAGAGGGCAAGGAACGAGTTGTTGATCCGAATGAGATTGTGGTGGGCGATCTGCTGATAGTGCGTCCGGGCGATCAGGTCGTGGTGGATGGCTCGGTGGTGGGCAACGGGGAAGTGAACATGGACGAGTCGCTGCTGACGGGAGAATCGGATTTGATTCCCAAGCAGGCGGGTAAACTGCTCTATTCGGGGAGTTTCTGTGTTAGCGGCAAGGCGTATTACGAGGCGGAGAAGGTCGGGAAGGACAGCTACGCTAATCAGCTGACAGCAGGGGCTAAGTCTTTTCGGCGCGTCCTGACTCCCCTGCAACAAGAAATTAACCTGATTGTGCGGATGCTGCTGGTAGCGGCAATCTTTCTGTGGCTGCTGGCGGGAATTTCCCTGCTGATGGGTCTGACGCCTTTCCCGCGATCGGTTGAGAATGCGGCAGTGATCGCCGGACTGGTTCCCAGCGGACTGTTTCTGATGATCACGCTGGCATATGCAATGGGTTCGGTACGGATGGCAGACCGGAATGCTCTGATTCAGCAGTCGAACGCAGTGGAATCGCTCAGCCATATCAACGTGATGTGTCTGGACAAAACGGGAACGCTGACGGCAAACCGGATTCAGCTTCAGACCCTACTGCCGATCGAGATAGACGAAAATAAACTGCGATCGATTTTGAGTGACTATGCGGCAAGTGCGTCGTTTAGCAATAAAACCAATGATGCGATCGTGCAGGCGTATCCGGGTCAAAAGTATCCCCTAAAGGAAGAAATTCCCTTTGCTTCAGCTTACAAGTGGAGTGCAGAGGCATTTGATGATCCGGCATTACCGGGAGCCTATGTGCTGGGTGCGCCCGATGTGCTGATTTCGGCTGTGCCGTTGACGGAGGATCTGCGGCAGGCAATTCAGTCTGGTACGGATCAGGGGTTGCGGGTGCTGCTGTTTGCCCATGCGCCTACCTGGACACCGATGCGAACCGAGGATGCCAATAATCCCAATTTGCCGAATGGGCTGAAGGCGATCGGGCTGCTCTTTTTTGGCGATGAACTGCGTCCCCGCGTGCAGGAAACCCTGAGCCGATTTCGTGATGGTGGCATTGAAGTCAAAGTGATTTCGGGAGATAACCCCAATACGGTGGCGGCTCTGGCAGCGCAGGCAGGTCTGGGCGGTGCGGATATCAGGCTGATCTCCGGGCAGGATTTAGCGGAGATGGACGACCTGGAATTTGCCCAGGCAGCGGCAGAAACCACCGTGTTTGGACGAATTACGCCCGACCAGAAAGCCCGACTGGTGCAAGTCTTCCAGAGTCAGGGCAAATATGTGGCGATGATGGGCGACGGGGTAAACGATGTACCTTCGCTGAAGCAGGCAAATGTGGGCATTGCGATGGAGAGCGGCAGCCAGATTACGCGCGGCGTGGCAGATATGGTGCTGCTCAAGGATTCCTTTGAGGCGTTGCCCGATGCCTTTCTGGAAGGACAGCGAATCCGCAACAGTATCCGGGACGTCACGAAGATTTCGCTGGTGCGTATCTTTTCCTTTGTGATTCTGATGCTGGCACTGGTAATGCCCGGTATCATTTTCCCGCTCACGATTAAGCACAATGCGATCTTAACGCTCCTTACAGAAGGAATTCCGACGCTGGGCGTAACGCTCTGGGCGAAACCGGGTCGAGAAACTGAAAAGGGATTGCTGCGATCGATCCTGCCCTTTGTCCTGCCTGCAATGGCATTCTTAGCCCTGTTTAGCCTGCTGGTTTACATGGCTTACACCGTGAAGCAAATTACGCCGCTGCTGGGTCTGCTGGACGGCAATATGCCACTGCGGGATATTGGTCAGGTCGTGACTCGCGAAAAGGTGGTAGAGGCAATGTTCCTGGCTCGCAATGCGCTGGTTGCGTTTCTGGTGTTCTGTGGGCTGCTGCTGATCCTGTTCGTCAAACCGCCGACTCGTTTCTGGACGGGAGGTTCGCTGCTGAGTGGGGACTGGCGATATGCCCTGATGGCGCTGGCAATGCTCGGTGTTTATATCGTGTTGCTGGTTGTACCGGGACTGCGATCGCTCTTCGATCTGAACCTGCTGGAGCCGATCGACTATCTGATTCTGGCGCTGGTGGCGTTTTTCTGGGCGCTCCTGGTTCGGACCTCATGGCGCAACCGATGGCTGGAGCGATTCTTGCAGGGAGGCTCTTGA
- a CDS encoding alpha-amylase family glycosyl hydrolase codes for MPSPRYPTPRHPSLYQVNTRVLLRNLSRQLDRPATLDDIPDWMLDAWAKMGFDWIYCLGVWQDGIVAPQVSRSNPIWLEEYHQLLSDLQDEDICGSCFAVTGYTVQPAMGGNAAMERLRDRLHQRGLKLMLDFVPNHTAPDHPWVQAHPDFYVHGTEEQLAREPQNYCRVTIGTGEQIFAYGRDPYFPGWCDTLQLNYGNSNLQVAQLNQLLSIAPLCDGLRCDMAMLILPDIFQRTWGIATEPFWNRAIEKVRSIHPGFVFMAEVYWDLERTLQQQGFDYTYDKRLYDRLREQHVRPVREHFRTDLDYQNKSARFLENHDEPRAATVFPLEVHKAAAVISFFCPGLRFFHQGQREGYQKRISVHLNRGPREPVDGRLEEFYDRLFVTLKQPLFREGTWQLLETHAAWEGNWTVDCAITFGWTDEKDRQGLVVVNYAPNQSQFYVRLPYENLEDGTICFKDLMNASHLYNRPGVTLRHPGLYLDLPPWGYHVFEISRIA; via the coding sequence ATGCCCTCGCCCCGCTATCCCACCCCACGACATCCCTCACTCTATCAGGTGAATACCCGCGTCCTGCTGCGGAATCTGTCTCGACAGCTCGATCGTCCTGCCACCCTGGATGATATTCCGGATTGGATGCTGGATGCGTGGGCAAAGATGGGGTTTGACTGGATCTATTGCCTGGGAGTTTGGCAGGATGGAATCGTTGCACCGCAGGTCTCCCGATCGAATCCCATCTGGCTGGAAGAATATCATCAGCTTTTATCGGATTTGCAGGATGAGGACATCTGCGGTTCCTGCTTTGCGGTGACGGGCTATACGGTACAACCCGCGATGGGCGGTAATGCGGCAATGGAACGGCTGCGCGATCGGCTTCACCAGCGGGGACTGAAGCTGATGCTGGACTTTGTCCCCAACCACACCGCTCCCGATCATCCCTGGGTGCAAGCTCATCCTGATTTTTATGTTCACGGTACAGAGGAACAGCTAGCGAGAGAACCACAAAACTACTGTCGTGTAACGATCGGGACTGGAGAACAGATTTTTGCCTACGGACGCGATCCCTACTTTCCCGGCTGGTGCGATACCCTACAGCTCAACTACGGCAATTCCAACCTGCAAGTCGCGCAGCTCAACCAGTTGCTGTCGATCGCCCCACTCTGCGACGGACTGCGCTGCGATATGGCAATGCTGATCCTGCCGGATATCTTTCAGCGAACCTGGGGGATTGCAACGGAGCCGTTTTGGAACAGGGCGATCGAGAAGGTGCGATCGATTCACCCTGGCTTTGTATTCATGGCAGAGGTCTACTGGGATCTGGAGCGGACGCTTCAGCAGCAGGGCTTTGACTATACCTATGACAAAAGGCTATACGATCGCTTGCGCGAACAGCACGTCCGTCCGGTGCGAGAACATTTCCGGACAGATCTGGACTATCAGAACAAATCCGCCCGTTTTTTGGAAAACCACGATGAACCCCGCGCGGCTACGGTCTTTCCCCTGGAGGTTCACAAAGCGGCTGCCGTTATCTCTTTCTTCTGTCCCGGCTTGCGCTTTTTCCACCAGGGACAGCGGGAGGGCTATCAAAAACGAATTTCAGTGCACCTCAACCGGGGACCCAGGGAACCCGTAGACGGACGGCTGGAGGAGTTCTACGATCGCCTGTTCGTGACCCTGAAGCAGCCTCTCTTTCGGGAGGGAACCTGGCAACTGCTGGAAACCCACGCGGCATGGGAGGGAAATTGGACGGTCGATTGCGCGATCACCTTTGGCTGGACAGACGAAAAGGACAGACAGGGCTTAGTCGTCGTGAACTATGCGCCAAACCAGAGCCAGTTCTATGTGCGGTTGCCCTACGAGAATCTGGAGGACGGTACGATTTGCTTCAAGGATTTGATGAATGCGTCCCATCTGTACAATCGTCCGGGCGTTACCCTACGACATCCGGGACTCTATCTGGATTTGCCGCCCTGGGGCTATCACGTTTTTGAAATCAGCCGCATTGCGTAA